In Chryseobacterium oryzae, the genomic stretch TTTATGAAGAAATAGACTTTAGCAAAGGAGAACTAAAGGAGGATGAAATTGTTTGGAAAAATACTTTTGGAGCAGAGCATTTCGTTTCTAAGTATAATATTGCTTTTCAAAAAGATAGATTAGCTTGGTATGAAAATAATGAGGTAGGCTTAGATGTTGTAAAATTAAAATTGAACAAAAATTTTACGCTCGAATGGAAAGTTTCTGTAAATTCTATGGGTTTTTCTTATGGCGGATGTCGTTTTATTCAATTTTGTAACAAATTTTTAATTGTTGTGTATGCTGATAAACACACAAATTTTCTTGCAATTATCAATATCAAAACTTTTGAGTTAGAAAAATTGGCAATAAAAGATTACAGTTCGGTTAATTTGAATGGAAATGTGTTAACAGTTATTTCAAAAAATGATGAACATCCTAATCTAACAGTAGAATTTCATGATGAAGGTTATTTAATACATAAGTCTTAAATGGGTGTAATTTTTAATAATTGAATATTGAAATTAAGAAAATGTAACAATAATGAAATTATCTTTACTAATATTTAAAAGGAATACAGCATGTTTTTAAAATTTCTGAGATTAGAGATTAAAAGTTTTTTCCGGGGGAATTCTTTAGGGATTAATCTTGCCATGAAGATTTTCCGTTTTCTGGGAATCATTTGTTTCATTTTATATTTTATCGGCGGAGCATTTCTCGCTTATTTTTATATCAATGAGAATATGGAGCAGGATCCTCTGAAGGTAGTATCCAGGTTTATTGTCATCGTTTGGGTGGCAGATCTTATTCTTAAATATATGATGCAGCAGATTTCTTCACAGAATATTAAGCCTTTTCTTACCTTAAATATTCCTAAAAGATCTCTGGTAAATTATACTCTGGTAAAAACCTTTCTTTCCCCTTTCAGTTGGCTGAATTCTTGGTTTTTTATTACATTTTCGGCCATTCTTCTATTTAATGGATATAGTTTTGTTGGAGTTTTGGCTTGGTTTCTCGGGATTTCTTCTCTGCTTTATCTTAATAATTTCATCAATATTTTTATTAACGGAAAAGAAAAAGTTGCGGTTGCAGTAGGAGTTGCGATAGCTGTTTTATCTGCTTTAGAATATTATCATGTAGTTTCTATTTTAGATTACTCTGCTAAGGTTTTTTACAGCTTTTACGAGAGTCCGTTTTTTGCATTAATTCCCATCGCTCTGTTTATCTTGCTTTGGCAGTTATGTTACCGATATATTTTAAAAGAATTTTATCTCGATCAGGGTTTAGAGTTAAAAAAAGAAATCGGAAAAACTGAAAATATTGCTTTTTTAAACAAATATGGCTCTTTGGGAACATTTATCAATAATGATATAAAAATGCTCCGTAGGAATAAAATGACCAAAAGTATTCTCTTCGGAAGTATTATGTTCACTTTTTATGGTTTATTAATGTTTACCTCGCCTGTTTATAAAACGCCTTATATGATGATGTTCATGGGATTGTTTGTAACTGGAGGATTTCAGTTTCTTTTTGGGCAGCGGGTTCCTGCCTTCGACAGTTCGTATTATCCGTTGATGATGACGCTTAATGTTCCGTACAAAGAATATCTTAAAGCAAAATGGTGGCTCATGATTATTGTGACTGCTGTTTCCATGATTTTGGCCCTATTTTATGCTTTTATCGGGTGGGAAATCTATGTTACTTTTTTTGCAGCAGGATTGTACAATATTGGCGTAAATTCTCAGTTTACACTGTGGTCTGGAGCTTACAACAAAACGCAGATAGATCTTAATTCCAAGGAAAAAAGAATGGGGCAGAAGAATAGTTTTAATCTGAAAGCTTTATTACTGCTGATTCCCAAATTATTACTCCCGATGGCGGTATTCGGGATTACAAAATATTTTTACGGAATGACTGCCGCGGTAATAAGTATCGCAATTTTAGGAATGATAGGTTTCTTTCTCAGAGAGAAAATATTTGATATTATCGTTAAGCAGTACAAGCGCGAAAAATATTCTACCATAGAAGCATTTAAAAATAAAGATTAGTACAATGATTACAATACAGAATTTATCTAAAACCTACGGAAAAGCTACGGTTCTTAATATTGAAAATCTCGAAATCCCGAAAGGCGAAACGTTTGGTTTGGTAGGAAATAACGGGGCAGGAAAAACCACCCTTTTCAGTTTGATGCTCGATTTAATTCAGCCAACTTCGGGGTTTGTAAAGATAGACGATATAAAAGTAAATGAATCTGAAGCGTGGAAATCCAAAGTTTCTGCTTTTGTAGATGATAGTTTTTTAATAGGCTATTTAACTCCAGAAGAATATTTTTATTTCATTGGCGAATTAAGAGGTCAGAATAAAGCTTCTGTTGATGAATTTCTTAAGCAGTTTCATGATCTTTTTAGCGGTGAAATTTTAAATTCAGGTAAATATGTAAGAGATTTATCCAAAGGAAACCAGAAAAAAGTAGGAATTGTGGGAGCTCTTATAGGAAATCCTGAACTAATTATTCTCGATGAGCCTTTTGCCAATCTGGATCCTTCCACTCAAATTAAACTGAAAAATTTAATTAAAGTTTTGTCTCAGCAAAGTGGTGTTACTTTCTTAATCTCCAGTCACGATCTTTCTCATACAACCGAAGTCTGCAACAGAATTGTGGTAGTAAATAAAGGCCGTTTGGTAAAAGATATACAAACAAGTCCGGAAACTTTAAGAGATTTAGAACAATATTTTGCAGATCAGGTAAGTGTAATCGACTAATACTAAGCCGGATTTTCGACAAAATAAAAGCTAGACAAAAATGAATTCTGTCTAGCTTTTTTATGGATTTTATTTGAAATTACTTATTCAGTTTTCTGATTCCCATTTCATATAAAGCAAACGAGATTAAATCTGCATTTTCGCTGATGATTTGGTCTGTAGCTCTCCCTGCTCCATGTCCTGCATTTTTCTCAATTCTCAGTAAAATAGGATTTGCACAAGATTGTTTTTCCTGTAATTCTGCCCCGAATTTAAAGGAATGCGCCGGAACCACTCTGTCATCATGATCGCTCGTAATAATCATCGTCGAAGGATAGCACACTCCAGACTTTACATTATGTACTGGCGAATACGATTTCAGATAATCAAACATTTCTTTGTTATCTTCTGCAGTTCCGTAATCATAAGACCAGCCTGCTCCTGCGGTAAATTTGTTGTATCTCAACATATCCAAAACTCCAACTCCGGGGAAAGCAACTTTTGCCAGATCAGGACGCATCGTCATCGTAGCTCCTACAAGAAGCCCGCCGTTGGATCTTCCGGAAAGTGCCATATATTCTTTTGACGTATAGCCTTTATTCTGTAAATATTCTCCTGCTGCAATAAAATCTTCAAAAACATTTTTCTTCTGCATTTTCGTTCCTGCGTCATGCCATTTTTTTCCGTATTCTCCGCCTCCACGAATGTTCGGAACAGCGTAAATTCCTCCATTTTCCATCCAGATAGCATTTACCACAGAAAAAGAAGGCTGCAGACTGATATTAAAGCCCCCGTAAGAATAAAGAATGGTAGGATTTTTCCCGTCCAGCTTTGTTCCTTTTTTATAATTAATCATCATCGGAACTTTTGTCCCGTCTTTAGAAGTGTAAAATACCTGTTCAGAAACGTAATTTTCAGGGTTGAATTTTACTTTTGGTTTTTGATAGACTTCAGATTTTCCGGTGTCTGCATTAAATTTATAGGTGGTTCCCGGAGTAATATAGTTGCTGAAAGAATAATAAAGCTCTTTTTCTGATTTTTTTCCACCGAAACCACCTACATTTCCTTTTCCGGGAAGAATAATTTCTCTGATCAGTTTTCCGTTTTTATCGAATTGTTTTACCTGATCAATAGCATCAATCATATAGGTTGCGAAAAAATATCCGCCACCTCCGGAAATTCCCAGTACATTTTCAGTTTCAGGAATTACATCTTTCCATGTTTCAGGAGAAGGATTTTGAATTGTTGTTTTTACCAAACGCATATTCGGAGCATCTTTGTCGGTAAAAATATAAAGCGTATCACCATCTGTATCAACAATACTGGCATTAATATCAAACCCTTTATTAATCTGAACAAAATCTCCTCCTTTTTTTAAATCTTTAATGTAAAGCTCATTTCCATTCGTTGCATTGGCTGCGGAAACAATTAGATATCTCTGATCTTCCGAAACTCCAGCTCCAATATATCTTCTTGGTGTTTTTTCTCCACCAAAAATAAGTTTGTCTTCGGATTGCTTTGTTCCCAGTTTATGAAAATAAACCTTGTGTTTATCGGTCATTCCGGAAAGTACTGTTCCTTCTTTCGGCTTGTCGTAGCTGGAATAATAAAAACCTTCATCACCCAACCATGAAATTCCGCTGAATTTAACATCTACAATGGTTTCGTCAATTTGTTTCTTCGTAACAGCATCAATAACGATAATTTTGTTCCAGTCGCTTCCGCCTTCAGAAATGGAGTAGGCCGCAAGATTTCCTTTTTTGTTGAAAGAAAGTCCTGAAAGTGAAGTAGTTCCTTTTTCTGAAAATTTATTGGGGTCCAGAAATACTTCAATTGCTCTTGTCTTATTATTGGTTCTGTATAAAACAGACTGAGCCTGTAAACCGTTGTTTTTATAGTAATAAGTATAATTTCCCTCTTTAAAAGGAGCGCCTATTTTTTCGTAGTTCCAAATGTCGGTAAGCTGCTTTACAATTTCTTGTCTGTATGGGATTTTAGACAAATAATTCTGGCTGAAAGCTACTTCTTCATCTACCCATTTTTTGGTGGGTTCAGAATCATTTTCTAAATCTCTGTACGGATCGGTAACGGCGGTTCCGAAATAAGTATCGGTTTGATTTCCCTTGATAGCTTTAGGATATTGCATTTTCTGAGCATAAAATTAGCTGAAAACAATACTCCAGCTGTTAATAAGATTGGTTTAAAATTCATCTTAGAGGATTTTACCAAAAATACGGAAAGTTGCGGGAATAAAAAAAGCTTCCTTTTGGAGAAGCCTAATATTTTAATCTAACAAATCAGGAAGTAAACTTTTTATCCAATTAACTCTTTAGCCTGCGTTAAAGCGGCTTCGGTAATCTTACTGCCTGAAAGTAACTGTGCAATTTCATTCAATTTTTCTTCATCGTTCAGCGGGATAATAGTAGATTGGGTTTTCCCATTAACATCCTGCTTTATCACTTTATAATTGTCATTTCCTTTTGCAGCAACCTGTGCTAAGTGAGAAATAACAATCAGCTGCATATCTTCAGACATTTCTCGCATCAGATTTCCTATTTCTTCGGCAACTTTTCCGGAAACACCGGTGTCGATTTCATCTAAAATTAAAGTCGGAAGTTCATCACTTTCAGCAATAATTTTTTTTACCGCCAACATTACTCTAGACCTTTCACCGCCAGAAATTGCAGTCTGAATGGGCTTCAAAGGAAACCCCGAGTTTGCCTGAAATAATAACTGAATATTTTCTTTCCCGAATGAGTTAAAATCTTGGGAAATACCGAGTTCAATATCCACTTTAGCTTTTTCCAGACCTAATTTTTTAAGCAAATCTTCTGTTTTTTTTACGAAAACAGGGATACTCTTTTTTCTGTTTTTAGAAAGCTTTTGTACTAAACTTTCCATAGATTCTTCTTTGTTGGAAATATCTTCCAGAATTTCTTTTATCTGAATTTCTGTTTCCGCAGTTCCTTTTTGTTCTCCCGAAAGCTGATCTCTTATTTCAACCAAGCTTTTGATGTCTGAAACATTATGTTTTAAGAATAAAGCATTGATTTTATTGTTTAATTCTGAAATCTGGGCTAAATTTTCGGGATTAATTTCTACTTTGTCTGCTTCGTTCTCCAATTCAGAAATAATGTCTTTTACTTCCACAAACGAAGTTTCCAGCCTTTCGTTGAGTTCGGTAAATGTATGGGAAACCTCTGCAATTTTAGAAAGTTTAGATTTTGCCTCATTGAAGAATGAAAGAATTCCCACTTCTTCCTGATGAAATCTCGATAATATCTGAGCCAGATTTTCAGAGATCATTCCGGCATTTTCCTGTACGGAAAGTTGGTTTTGAAGATCTTCAAAATTAAGATCGTCTAATTTCAGATCTTCCAGTTCATTAAGAAGAAAAAGTTTGTAATCGCTTTCTTTAGTACTTTCTGAAAGTTGGGTTTGAAGTTTTTTCAGCTGATTTTTAAGGCTCTGAAACTCCAAAAATTCCTGCTGATAATTTTCTATAATTGTTTTATTCTCAGAAAGCCCGTCAATAATTTTAAACTGATATTCTTGGGTAAAAAGATTAGATGTTTCAAACTGAGAATGAATATCAATAAGTTGCGAAGAAAGTTCTTTAAGGATATCCAAAGTTACCGGAACGTCGTTAATAAAAGCTCTGGATTTTCCTGAAGGTAAAATTTCTCTTCGGATAATGGTTTGATGTTCATAATCCAGATCATTTTCAATGAAAAACTTT encodes the following:
- a CDS encoding ABC transporter ATP-binding protein, with product MITIQNLSKTYGKATVLNIENLEIPKGETFGLVGNNGAGKTTLFSLMLDLIQPTSGFVKIDDIKVNESEAWKSKVSAFVDDSFLIGYLTPEEYFYFIGELRGQNKASVDEFLKQFHDLFSGEILNSGKYVRDLSKGNQKKVGIVGALIGNPELIILDEPFANLDPSTQIKLKNLIKVLSQQSGVTFLISSHDLSHTTEVCNRIVVVNKGRLVKDIQTSPETLRDLEQYFADQVSVID
- a CDS encoding DUF5687 family protein, whose translation is MFLKFLRLEIKSFFRGNSLGINLAMKIFRFLGIICFILYFIGGAFLAYFYINENMEQDPLKVVSRFIVIVWVADLILKYMMQQISSQNIKPFLTLNIPKRSLVNYTLVKTFLSPFSWLNSWFFITFSAILLFNGYSFVGVLAWFLGISSLLYLNNFINIFINGKEKVAVAVGVAIAVLSALEYYHVVSILDYSAKVFYSFYESPFFALIPIALFILLWQLCYRYILKEFYLDQGLELKKEIGKTENIAFLNKYGSLGTFINNDIKMLRRNKMTKSILFGSIMFTFYGLLMFTSPVYKTPYMMMFMGLFVTGGFQFLFGQRVPAFDSSYYPLMMTLNVPYKEYLKAKWWLMIIVTAVSMILALFYAFIGWEIYVTFFAAGLYNIGVNSQFTLWSGAYNKTQIDLNSKEKRMGQKNSFNLKALLLLIPKLLLPMAVFGITKYFYGMTAAVISIAILGMIGFFLREKIFDIIVKQYKREKYSTIEAFKNKD
- a CDS encoding prolyl oligopeptidase family serine peptidase codes for the protein MQYPKAIKGNQTDTYFGTAVTDPYRDLENDSEPTKKWVDEEVAFSQNYLSKIPYRQEIVKQLTDIWNYEKIGAPFKEGNYTYYYKNNGLQAQSVLYRTNNKTRAIEVFLDPNKFSEKGTTSLSGLSFNKKGNLAAYSISEGGSDWNKIIVIDAVTKKQIDETIVDVKFSGISWLGDEGFYYSSYDKPKEGTVLSGMTDKHKVYFHKLGTKQSEDKLIFGGEKTPRRYIGAGVSEDQRYLIVSAANATNGNELYIKDLKKGGDFVQINKGFDINASIVDTDGDTLYIFTDKDAPNMRLVKTTIQNPSPETWKDVIPETENVLGISGGGGYFFATYMIDAIDQVKQFDKNGKLIREIILPGKGNVGGFGGKKSEKELYYSFSNYITPGTTYKFNADTGKSEVYQKPKVKFNPENYVSEQVFYTSKDGTKVPMMINYKKGTKLDGKNPTILYSYGGFNISLQPSFSVVNAIWMENGGIYAVPNIRGGGEYGKKWHDAGTKMQKKNVFEDFIAAGEYLQNKGYTSKEYMALSGRSNGGLLVGATMTMRPDLAKVAFPGVGVLDMLRYNKFTAGAGWSYDYGTAEDNKEMFDYLKSYSPVHNVKSGVCYPSTMIITSDHDDRVVPAHSFKFGAELQEKQSCANPILLRIEKNAGHGAGRATDQIISENADLISFALYEMGIRKLNK
- a CDS encoding DNA repair protein RecN is translated as MLSRIYIKNFALIDALEVSLNNGLQVITGETGAGKSIILGALRLILGERADIKSISKTDEKSIVETEFDLNNQFKKFFIENDLDYEHQTIIRREILPSGKSRAFINDVPVTLDILKELSSQLIDIHSQFETSNLFTQEYQFKIIDGLSENKTIIENYQQEFLEFQSLKNQLKKLQTQLSESTKESDYKLFLLNELEDLKLDDLNFEDLQNQLSVQENAGMISENLAQILSRFHQEEVGILSFFNEAKSKLSKIAEVSHTFTELNERLETSFVEVKDIISELENEADKVEINPENLAQISELNNKINALFLKHNVSDIKSLVEIRDQLSGEQKGTAETEIQIKEILEDISNKEESMESLVQKLSKNRKKSIPVFVKKTEDLLKKLGLEKAKVDIELGISQDFNSFGKENIQLLFQANSGFPLKPIQTAISGGERSRVMLAVKKIIAESDELPTLILDEIDTGVSGKVAEEIGNLMREMSEDMQLIVISHLAQVAAKGNDNYKVIKQDVNGKTQSTIIPLNDEEKLNEIAQLLSGSKITEAALTQAKELIG